From a region of the Rhipicephalus microplus isolate Deutch F79 chromosome X, USDA_Rmic, whole genome shotgun sequence genome:
- the LOC142777276 gene encoding uncharacterized protein LOC142777276 isoform X2: MKAVLAHDVQVLYSLHGRKGKRAFVNLRLCRLVTDVICQKAGCDQAEALNFIKRWLPGSGDRCGGRKRRFREAFVVEQPDDPHSQSADYRLLTAAGFLPSHSSQGLDSTTVTVPPTQPDLQ; encoded by the exons atgaaggctgtattggcacatgatgtgcaagtgctgtacagccttcatggcagaaaagggaaaagggcctttgtgaacctgaggctctgtagattagtgacag atgtcatctgccaaaaagcagggtgcgaccaggcggaggccctcaactttattaagaggtggctgccagggtctggtgatcgctgtgggggcaggaagcggcgcttcagagaagcatttgttgtggagcagcccgatgatccccactctcagagtgcagattatcggctgctcacggcagctggcttcctgcccagccacagcagccagggccttgacagcaccactgtcactgtgcccccaacgcaacctgacctgcagtag
- the LOC142777276 gene encoding uncharacterized protein LOC142777276 isoform X1: MPKNSSCCFQCPLLADFYHENISMCCCVYPIYASCIFLQRKHLLQIGGRGLREIGVNAMKAVLAHDVQVLYSLHGRKGKRAFVNLRLCRLVTDVICQKAGCDQAEALNFIKRWLPGSGDRCGGRKRRFREAFVVEQPDDPHSQSADYRLLTAAGFLPSHSSQGLDSTTVTVPPTQPDLQ, encoded by the exons atgcccaaaaattcaagttgttgttttcagtgtcctcttcttgcagatttttatcatgaaaacatttcgatgtgctgttgcgtttaccccatctatgcttcttgcatttttttacagcgcaagcacctcctgcagattgggggacgtggcctccgagaaattggtgtgaatgccatgaaggctgtattggcacatgatgtgcaagtgctgtacagccttcatggcagaaaagggaaaagggcctttgtgaacctgaggctctgtagattagtgacag atgtcatctgccaaaaagcagggtgcgaccaggcggaggccctcaactttattaagaggtggctgccagggtctggtgatcgctgtgggggcaggaagcggcgcttcagagaagcatttgttgtggagcagcccgatgatccccactctcagagtgcagattatcggctgctcacggcagctggcttcctgcccagccacagcagccagggccttgacagcaccactgtcactgtgcccccaacgcaacctgacctgcagtag